The stretch of DNA ACCAACGACAAGAAAATGATTCTCGTTATGTGTAAGAACTTTCCAATGCAAATGTATCGTATACAAGTTGCCGTTTGGAATAATTAATAACCGGTGGAATATACGAGAATAACGTACAGACTTTGATACCGTAAAGAAAACAATTTCTTCTCCATTTCTCGCAGTGGTATCGAAaccattttatttatattttgtaccTTTTTGTGACAAATGATCAGTGTAATAACTCGCAAAATTGTCCTCACGTATGAGACTCTGTTGTCGATCGATTTACAAACCAATTACAATTCGCGTGCAAgtaactttttcttttccaattgAAGTATCTTTAAAGTATAATTTCCACTGTTAACTTCACGAGTGGAATGATATATAAAttgtttcaaatgcaaaataTAGTCGATCGTTAAAACGTTATTAATCGAATTCAATCGAAACAAAAGAAaggtaaattattaaataattgccACGATACAGCGAGGCTAATTTCGCGGTAACTCGAAAGTTTGTAAATATAAACTCGATACTCGCAGTTCGTTACAACAGCGACTTGGTGACTCGTTTCGTGAGGTTCTTTCGTTACCATGAACCATTGCTCCACAATAATTACAGAATTAAGAATAGAAGAAGAGAAATCTTCTTttagaagaaacgaataaaagaaaattctttcttttaCACTGTAAAAGAACGAAAAGAGAGGAGAATTCCTAAACCTGAACGGTTTCTTTGCTCAGCGTTCTCGAACAAAGACACAATTCACCTAACCGAGTCAGATAGCGTAAGATTTCACTTATCAAGAAGCTCCGTTTTGTGGAAGCCAAAAATAACTGTAAAAGACACTGTAAAAGAACGAAAAGAGAGGAGAATTCCTAAAACCTCGGTTTCTTTGCTCAGCGTTGTCGAACAAAGACACAATTCACCTAACCGAGTCATATAACGTAAGATTTCACTTATCGAGAATTTTGCTCCGTTTTGTGGAAGCCAAAAATAACTGTAAAAGAACGAAAAGAGAGGAGAATTCCTAAAACCTCGGTTTCTTTGCTCAGCGTTCTCGAACAAAGACACAATTCACCTAACCGAGTCAGATAACGTAATATTTCACGTTTTGTGGAAGCCAAAACTAAGCGGCGAGCAAATAAGAGCGATACTTTATCTGCGAACGATTTTGTAACCGGTTGGAGTAATCGTACGTGACTCTCGGTTAAAAATGAATTAACGAGGGGGGTCCTCGGTGTTGTTCCTTTCAGATTGGACGATAAAAATTGTGTATAAAATTAcggttctctcttcgttcgcctcttctgtctctttctctctcttcgttcgCCTCCTGTCGCTCAAAAATGTTGCATAATCCCCTTACGGTGTCCGCGTCTGCCTTTCATTTCTCTGGACGAATCGTCGCTGGCACGTACGTGTGCCTCTTTCGGAATACAAATACACGACGTTGGAACGCGCGAAAAGTTCGTTGTACTTTGAAATTTTGCGACCTGTGTGATTTCACTATTCCATCGAGCGAAACCAGTCGGCCATTGCCGCGCGAAACGAGCGTTATCGTCTCctgttctttttctttgctACCTGTATCGTTTTGCACTGTAAATCTGAATCGTTACTCGTGGACGGAACGTTCAACGAGTTCGATGTCGTTTCGTCCATCAGGAACGATGTTCTTGGATTTATCAGTAacgatttgattgtttctcgcgGGAAGGTCAACGGTTTCGACTAAATTTAGAAAACGGAATTGCACAATGCGACCAGTCTATCGATACCAgagatcgaacgttcgaaccgATCGATGCTAGAAAATACTAATTGCGCGCATCACGTTCACCCAATGGACGTTAGTTGCTGCCTTGACCATTGATCTCGGTGCTACGACACGCATCGTCTCTTCGCTCGTTCGCGTAATTATTGTGGAGCAATGGTTTATGGTAATGGTCCACAAACGAGGGAGgagaaaaaaagtaaaatgaataataaaacgCAGACGAGATTTACACACAGCTTACGCGAGATCACTAATGGCCTGTATGTTTAACGATCGTTACATAATTTCTACTTTAAACGTTTCAGTACTTGGGTAGCACGGAAGTGGATCAGCCAAAGGGTATCGAGGTGGTCAAGGAGGCGATCTGCAAGTTGAAATTCAATCAACAGTTGAGGAAGAGCGAGGGGACGAAAACTCCGAAAGTAGAGCTGACCATAAGTATCGATGGCGTTGCTATTCAAGAGCCGAAAACGAAGACGTCGCCAAaggtattaaaaatgtttaataattacGACGAGGGAACTGTTGTATGTAACAGACACTGAATGAAACGTTCTCTTTTTCAGCGAATTATGCACCAGTACCCGTTACATAGGATATCGTACTGCGCCGATGACAAAGGCGAGAAGAAGTTCTTCAGCTTCGTCGCAAAAGAGGAAGACGTGGAGGGGCACACGTGTTTCGTGTTCGTTAGCGATAAATTAGCCGAAGAGATTACGCTGACCATCGGTCAGGCCTTCGATTTGGCGTACAGGCGGTTCTTAGAGACATCCGGGAAAGATTTGGAGGCTCAGAGGCGATGTATGGtactgcaacagaaaataaaacgacTGGAACACgagaataacgtgtatcgtcagCGACTGCAGGACATAGCTGCCATTAAAGGATCGGTTAGTTCGAAGGGCACGAGTGTAGTTGGTAAAAGTAACGTAATGAAATCCTACCTCGATGAGGACAGCTTCTAGAGGACATTTATCTAGACACAAACTGTACCTTTTTTATActttgttctatttattcgatcgagttTCACGACACTGTGAAAGTCTCCATGTAGTCTTCTTCTTGAGCAACGTTGTTTCATAAGTGTTTCTGTTTTAGGCTGACGTGTCGGCTTACTTATCGCAACACAACCTTCCGGACATCCTACACGTACCTGGTGCATCGAATGAAACAGCCCAGGTAAATGGGACCAGTAACAAGCCTGCTATTGGCATGAACAGCGACAGTAATGGAAATACACCCAATGGGTCGCAACAACCACCGCCAGTTCCTCCAAGAAGTTTCGAGAAGACGTTCGACGATAACTTCATGGCGTACGTAGCACGTACACTAATGTTTCTCGAGATATTTCATGGATATTTGATAACGGAATCGTTTTATAAAAATAGAAGCGAGCCTGTTCCGAAGCCGACGGTTGGTACCAAGTTAGAAGGGCTACTAatggacgaattcgaggaagatTTTAATCCAAGAGCGTTCGAAAGCGCAGTGAATGGCATCGCGAATCATCAAACAAATCACAGTTCTCTTCTGAATGGTCAAATATCCACCAACTCGAACTTCTTCTCACAAAGCAATGGCACTACAAGTCCTCCTCCATTGTGTTAGTTGTTTCGCTAATATTTACCgatgtaattttattaaatttgacgTTGTTACGCGTATATAGCAtattacatgtatatatatgttttgtttttgttttcagTGGCTCCACCGCCAAAGGCGAAGGACTCCAGACGTCAAAATGGTGTGAAAGAGGATTTATTTGGCAGCATTCCTTTCAATCCCGCGCCATCCGTGAACGCGAAAAACGAATTTAACGATCCATTCGAGATGGGTGAATTTGGAGCCACGACGACCATTTCTAATCCCAGTCAGCAAGAGCTAGAAAATGCTATTGGTCTTTTAGATAAaaaattgctcgaaatgaaGGTATAGTTTACGTTTTAACGTAAGCTCGAAGCGTGGCTGAAATTTGTTAATTACTGGAACGTTGATATTTCAGGACGGTTTTAGTAGAGGTCTTTCCATTGACACTGATGATTTCTCGTTGGAAAGCTTGGATCCCCTGCGGAATTGAATGAGATATTTCCTTTAAAACagatagaaaagaaaacaaCCAATTGTGCATTATAGTATGTTCGTTAGAGAGCATAAAAGTCCAGAAAATGAATAGGCAAATTAGGAACTACATTTATACAAAGCCAAAATTagtcaattattattataattatgctAATCTTATATTTATCGTGATGTCTGATATTTATCACGTGCCTACTAAATATTGATAGTAGCTTAAGCTTCGATGCTGAATGGTGCAGAGATTGTTCATTGTTGAAAAGCATAAGAAAACGAATGGTATTGATACTTgtataacttttttttattaatactatttgcttttcttttttttttacgaagaaagtGAGTTATTTCGACAGAATATGAATACACAGAAAAATTTATTACGGATAAATTTCTGAGATAGGTTCCTATATCGAAGATGATTAGGAAAAGCAACAATCTCTTTAGAAATCTTCGTATTGTTCTTCTTAACTACTAAATACACGAGTGAAGGAACCAACGGCTGCCCTATCTATCAGCACTTAGAAATCTTATTCTATAGAAATGTTGGGGACTGTTATCAACATTTTCAATTACAGTGAATTTACATAAGACTCATCGCATGACGTACATATTTACATATCTTTTCCAAGAATATGGAAATTACTATTATTCAAAGTAACCGTTTTTAATCGTAATAAAGCGGCTATCGCgtatttttttatcgaagaatgTCTGAAGGCAATATTGATACTAATTGTCGCTATTACCATAAGGTTCAATTaagagaaattaataatatatttttattcagatATAATCTAACTTAAGGTCATTATGTCTGTCCATTTGCCTACAAtgcaaattattaaaaaaaaaataattgaagcaTTAACTAAAGTAGCGATAGAGACTATTACTACTAACGAATGAACATATGAGTAATATCTGCAATCCTTTCATTGAATTCATCGTCTACTTTCCTTTGATCATTTTTCCACTTTCCATGGAAACACAAGGAACGTGTAAACTGGAATGAATGTTGTATAAGATTTTAGTCGCAGGTTTTACAGGCATTTATGCGTGCAAAGGTTATACAATCTTGGAAATGAAGCAAACTTATGTTTGATAAAATAAGAGGAAGATTATTAATTGTGTACATATGAAATGCTGTTTTATTATTGTTGCTCTATTGTTTAAGCATTATGGTTAAGAATATAATGCGTGAATATTGTAGCCAAGAAATCCGTTTTATTTCACACCACATACCAGATGCAAGTGATATTTATAGCAACTAATATACAgtgtaaaaaaaaacaagaattcGAGACTTAAATAACACTAAATTGAGTAAAAACTATTTAGACACTTTGGGTCGAAAAAGTGACCCTATTAAAATTAACAACTATTTTCGATTTTgataatacaatttatttttaaaaaattgtctctCATTTGGAGAACACTGTATACCTCTGAGTCTTAAAACATTTGTTTTAATACCCGTAAATTACttacatatattaaaaaaaatgaattaaatatcaaatcggtatataattaaattacattttacaataTACAGTCTTTGATTTCGATATTAGCGgactcatcatcatcatcatcatcatcatgatcatcatcattatcatcgtgCCTTATGAAACGTGCTTAATACTAAACTATATTCATAATTAAAGTTGAAGACCGCAGATTTCAATATTCCCGGTTTAGAGAAAGTTTGCTAATATGCCGACCGCCATCGGTAAAGATAAATTGCTAGTTCGTCCACCGGTCGGCGCCATTGTCGTAAACGTGGCGCGACACACGCTGCGTCAGTATTCCGCGAGCTTCCATCGTGTTCTGTTGGAGTTTAACGCCGAGGGAGGAAAATCGTGTTCTGTTCGATCGCGAACTACGGTGTACGACAAAAAGAGTGTCTTTCCCCCGTTAACTACGGAACAACGTATTCAAGGATGGCGGACGACAGCCACGAGAACGGCACCAGCAACGGCGAAGTGCCCGAGATCGAGCTGATCATCAAGGTGAGTCTAGCACGCGTGGAGAGCGAAGAcgaggaaggagaaggagataCGGGAAAAAGGCGATCGTTCCGTGCACGATATGGGCGTGGAACGAACTGGACTGGTTTCTTCCTATACTCTCTTCTTCCTCTCGACGtgtcttcttcgtttcgatgatcACGAGCGTCGCCGAAAGGACAAGTCCCCGGTGACAAAGACGACCCGTGCGTGTATGCATCGTGtccatcgtttcgaaaatagagAAGCTGCTCGTTGACCATTCGTTCGACTCCTCGATCGTAGCGTCCAATCCTTTCCTCAGCTGTCTTCTGTTTTCTTTTACCATTTTCgtgctcgtcgatcgatcgatccaccgatcgatcgaacgtccgAAATTTCGGTCTATGACAAGAAGTGGACTTTATCTCGCGAAACATGATGGCGAACCGCGGTGTCCGGGGAGAgcttttcgcattcgtcgatgACTAATTGCAAGCACAAGGGACATCGACGAACACACGGAACTGTTTCTAACGAAGCAACCGACGTAACGCAAAGCGCAAAGCTACATATATACGTGTACATACGGAATTCTGTCTAGCCGCCTTTTTCTACGTCATTGGACTCTTACAAGGAGGAAACCCTTTACTCTTATCTCCCTTGATACGTCGTAACGTTAacaattctttcctttttcggACGAGCGCTTGTCATCGCTTGGTTCGTAATTCACTCGTCTCCTTGTAGCTCTTTCCTTTCCCGCGTAATTTATCAGAAAATACGAACGAATCGGTCAATGACGACAACGCATTTGCACGGACCGTATACTAATATAACGAGATTAGAACCATTTATACATAGCCGAGTAGAGGATAAGGAAACAAGCACTAGAAGGTTGTACTATCTTCGACGCAATTGTAAAAGTTGATTTTTAGTTTCGTACAAATAGCTCGGGATATAATTCAAAGATATTTGTGAAAAAGACGCTGTTGGAATCTCAGTTatgaaatcgattaaaaatcgaagacgatatctttgtaatccgaTACAATACTCGAGTATGAAAAACATCGGTCAGAGATATCTGTAAACAAGCATTTTTCTCTCGATACCAGTAATCGTTATAGCCTCGCGGCGATTGATTCGATCGATGGTAAACTCGATCTAACTTCTCGgaacgttctttcaccgtgtgttTCCTGGGAAACGACTCCATAAATGGAAAGAGACTTCCCTCGATTGTCCAATTACGAGTTTGTCGATTAAACTTTCGCCAATCCGACGATCGACTCGACCCGCTTCACCTGTGTCGCGCCTAATCAAGCTAAAGCCGTTGGAAGCAGTGTCAAACGCTAATCTTATCACGTTACTAGTCGATTGCGATGAATCTAGAATACAATGCTTACTAAGAATATTGCTCGTCGCCACTTTTCTTATCGTTCTATGCTCACAATCAGAAATGACGTATGCAGGTGATATTATtggtatatatttaaatacttgtaTACCATtcacgaaaaagaaaataatatttttatatagaactcccccctccccccccccttcTCTCACACTTAAAGATTTCACGTAATCATCGAGGATCGTAGAATTAATATACAACGGTAATAATGATTCCGCGTTAACGTTATTATCAGTGCAGGAAAGAGGTTAGAGTAATTGCGCTACTTTTATTACCCGTTCTATCGTCGACGTGACTATTATCGGTGTTCGAAATGTCTGAAACTTTCAGTACTTAACAAGATTTATAGAACATCGAAGACTTTCAGCATTCTCGAGAACTTTTAATAATGTACGAAATGGGTTGAAAGTTTGGTTGAGCGTTTGAACGGTCTCAAAGCGTCACGAGCGCCTTCGGTGgccgtaaataaaaattgaccgCGCGCAGTCTATACCGTGGTCTCGATTGTCATGCTTCGAATACCGCTGCATTTCTTTAATTGCACGCTGCGCAAACAAAAAGGTAAAAAGAAGTACCAACAGCGAGAGCCGTATAAGTAGAGTCCTACGGGAGCAAGAGATAGTCGGCGACGTTTCATTACATGAGATTTAATGGTAACTGGCCGACCTTGCACTCGGAAGGCGATCATGCGAGGTCTCCGTAAGTGTGTCAAACGGGATGAAACGACGGGGGAGCTCACCGAGGTCCTCGAGATTCTACCGTTAAACGATGAACTCCTTTACCTTCCGCTTTCCTCGCTCTTCTGGCTTTCTTTCCCCCTTAGCGCGTAAACATCGACTTCTTTTCCCCTTCTCTTTGTTCATCGTGATTCCCTTAACGTCCCCATTCGGGGTTATTTTGCATTTACTTTTCGCTACTGCAAGTTCAATTTCAACACGTGGTTTCAACGGGACCACCGATTAACATTTCAAACCCAAACCTCTTAACGCGTACAAAAATACTTCACTCCgtgtttcgatgaatttttcgagGTATTCACTTTCTTTCGGGGCGTGCCACGTACTATGCGACATCCTATTTACAAAGGACCGTTGGGTTAAATAACAGTAATGAAAGTAACGGTACGAACGTTACAAAAAAATCTGCATTCTATTAATTCAGGGAGTGTTATGGCAATGGCCGTAAGGGTACGTGCGCAATGATCGATGCAAGAAAGAACTGTAAAGGTGTTTGTGCGCCCTCCTACGGGTAGAACGAGAAACATGTCGTTACGTCTGTAAGCTCAAAGGGTTAATGGTACTCTAAGGATATGTCATTGTTCCGCGTTCAAATCGAAAGATACTCGAGTAGCGAATATTCGCGCACATCGAGAACAGGAAAAGTATCATGTAACCGTATGTGgttaaaaaaaatcgatcggATGTTGTGGTTTAAGCTTCCTTAAGGTCATTAGACAAGTGTCAGCCATGAAAGATAGAACGATGCTCGTGAATTTACGGGAAAGGTCACATTGGAATgcaatttccaagaatcgactAATACAGAAAGGTTCATCTCCGACTCTTTTCctcttgagaagaaaacaaagaaaccgaAACTACACTGGCGATAATTCTTTAGAattgttcgttacacgttctctgTGGTATGGACAGGGACGCGTTAGGATTCTCGCAGGCCTTGAGCACatttctttgtatatttttcacaaacaaagtgataataatatttacgatGAAAGAGGAAAAGgccgaattaaataattttttcttcgagttggtaataatttaaaattcgtaaaaaattctaaacgCGTATCCATCGTTGCTTGCTTAATTAAAAACCATTgctaataataattgtatttattttacattttatttgacTGTAATTgaatatcgaataaatattggggtaaatttcatttctaattaatagaaatgttaaaaaatgcACAACTTTAACAGTATtgagaaagagaaataataaatgGTATTTTCTATGACATAAAGAAAGTAGACATTTCCTAGACCCTAAGCACCTATACCCGTTATTGCTCAATGGATGATACAGGCCTGAGTGCGAGTTTGTacataaaaagaagaaacgatgtcTCGTGGTATCCTCGACTCAGAAAGGACACGTGCGTTATGAAACTCTATTCATTAGTACACGTATGCCACTGATCTTGCTGTATGCGTGCATATTTACTCATTTCCCATATGCAGCCGTGCATTATACACCAACTTGTCCAATGGCGCGTTCCATCCGTATTATTCctctctttttcgtttcgtcatATCTGGTCACTTCCGGAATATTATTGTAAATAGCATGGTTTCTTATATCACGATTATGtcatgtttaaaaataaatttgaatcaaTCTTGATATACGTAGATATAACAAAGCAATGAAATAATAAGTTGCTACCGCTTCTTCTagatattaaacaaaatttatatacatGTCAATATATTTGCCCCTTACGTACAGAGTAATATGCGTAACACGTTTGTCAAAATTGCAATTTGGAGACACTCTTCGGGAAAATAagtaagaatgaaaattaatttacaaattgatttttacaaaatcgataaataattaatacaaagTAAAAATATACTATCGAATGTTCGAAGAAGCAAAATATTGTTTTTAGATTCTTCCTGCTACACTAGATTCTCAAAATGACCGGTACCAACTGCTTTTATAAGGAAATTTACATAAATTCCTTTTTCCACGtcgattgttttttcttttttttttttcttttagatacACATGAGATATATCTTAATATTCGAAAATCTGTCGATGGTTccagtttgaaaaatatcatAAAGCACCGAGAATATATTTCCcgtattgaaatattatttcgattcGTTGTTCCGTATTCGGTTACAGAGCTTCGGCCCGCCTCGCACCGATACGCCTATTCCAATCGTGCGTGCATCACCGGCGAGTTGTGTAGAGCTTCGAAAACCGTTTTACGTATCCTCTGAAACTGTACCTCGGCCAGGTTGAAACGAGAATCCCGCGTGTAGGTGCACCGGTGCGCGGAGAAACGCTTATTTCAGAAGAAATCAGGAATTTGCTTCGGTCAACTGCCAACCACGTGTCTCGTATCCGGCCTGAATGCATTCGTTGGTGATAGCTTACCGggcggaaaaaaagaaaaaagggacaagaaaaaaaaaaaagaaacacacgcGACATTCGAATCGCGAGTTCCTGTGCGAGCTCGCGGCGCTAAATACGCTTAGGCGATTAATCGTTCAACTGGACGCGTCGAATCACGATAAAGACCGTGAACGTCGATAGTAAACGAATTTGTAAGCTTTCGCAAGAGAGAAAGGAAGCAAGCGATATGCGCACGCGTACAGCGGGAGAGATCACTCGCGTTCGAAGATGAAAGACGTTCGAGCGTCTTCGTGACATTTGATCCAACATCGACGCTTTCCACGCGACTGATATTTGTTGACACGGATACCTTTGCCGATTTCCAGAATCGATTGAACcccgcgcgatcgtttcgatctcgaAATCCACTTTGAACCACCGAACGATGCGGTTCGAAATTCATCGCGAAAATATACAGCCGGGAGTTTGAATGATCTGACCCGAGTAGGCGGACCTTTCCTCCGATGCGCACTCGCCTGAATATTTTCACAGCACCTTTGTGATCGAGCGACGTCTACCGGACGATACAAAAGCAACGTAACACTTTCAACTCGGATGGAAGTGAAACATATATTAGAATCTAGGTATAAGTAATATATACAACGATCACGATTCAGTAAAATAATCAAGATCGCGTAAAATAATATACACAAGATTGcgtgaaataatatatatatacaaaattacGTAAATCGCGAGAATTTATAGATTGTAGGATTAATAATAGAAACGGAAGAGGAACTTGACGTTAATCGAAATTTCACGCGTCTACCGTTTTTAGTGCGTACCGAAATCGggcaattattttattatttaatttccaaGTACTTTTTTCTTCACATCGAGGTACTTTTAGGTGTATTACGATACGCGAAGTTAAATCTTCGAAAAAACAAACCGTTCGACGAATGTATGTAACTCGATTCGCGACTTCTGGAAATAATTTGAACAATCGGACGTAAAATTACCCGGGCAGAACGAATCGTTCGTGTTATTAAATCGCGTTTGTACTTTTGTCGATATTTCATACAAGAAACGTCTCTGTTCGCTATAATTTACACCGATGTTTGAATAAAGATACGGTAAACAAAAAGGCGAGGAGAGTAAACTTTGCTCGGCAAGTGGATGACTTTTAATCATTCCTCGAGACTTATAAATAGCAGTCCAAGTAAGTCTTCCCGCATTTTTCTTATTGATCCGATTCCACGGTCCCGTGGAGCGTACAGTTCGTCGCACGATCGGTCCAACACGGTCCATCGCGGATCGTGGACCGAAAAATAC from Ptiloglossa arizonensis isolate GNS036 chromosome 14, iyPtiAriz1_principal, whole genome shotgun sequence encodes:
- the LOC143154381 gene encoding PTB domain-containing adapter protein ced-6 isoform X1, which encodes MRNSTLLKWTQNSANSKNQTSKNGTSRNWIHSSDALQKGHIVYLVKYLGSTEVDQPKGIEVVKEAICKLKFNQQLRKSEGTKTPKVELTISIDGVAIQEPKTKTSPKRIMHQYPLHRISYCADDKGEKKFFSFVAKEEDVEGHTCFVFVSDKLAEEITLTIGQAFDLAYRRFLETSGKDLEAQRRCMVLQQKIKRLEHENNVYRQRLQDIAAIKGSADVSAYLSQHNLPDILHVPGASNETAQVNGTSNKPAIGMNSDSNGNTPNGSQQPPPVPPRSFEKTFDDNFMAYVARTLMFLEIFHGYLITESFYKNRSEPVPKPTVGTKLEGLLMDEFEEDFNPRAFESAVNGIANHQTNHSSLLNGQISTNSNFFSQSNGTTSPPPLLAPPPKAKDSRRQNGVKEDLFGSIPFNPAPSVNAKNEFNDPFEMGEFGATTTISNPSQQELENAIGLLDKKLLEMKDGFSRGLSIDTDDFSLESLDPLRN
- the LOC143154381 gene encoding PTB domain-containing engulfment adapter protein 1 isoform X2; protein product: MRNSTLLKWTQNSANSKNQTSKNGTSRNWIHSSDALQKGHIVYLVKYLGSTEVDQPKGIEVVKEAICKLKFNQQLRKSEGTKTPKVELTISIDGVAIQEPKTKTSPKRIMHQYPLHRISYCADDKGEKKFFSFVAKEEDVEGHTCFVFVSDKLAEEITLTIGQAFDLAYRRFLETSGKDLEAQRRCMVLQQKIKRLEHENNVYRQRLQDIAAIKGSADVSAYLSQHNLPDILHVPGASNETAQVNGTSNKPAIGMNSDSNGNTPNGSQQPPPVPPRSFEKTFDDNFMASEPVPKPTVGTKLEGLLMDEFEEDFNPRAFESAVNGIANHQTNHSSLLNGQISTNSNFFSQSNGTTSPPPLLAPPPKAKDSRRQNGVKEDLFGSIPFNPAPSVNAKNEFNDPFEMGEFGATTTISNPSQQELENAIGLLDKKLLEMKDGFSRGLSIDTDDFSLESLDPLRN